The Geoalkalibacter sp. genome includes the window AAACCTGCATCAAGCAGACCTATGCCCTGTGCGGCCCCGAGGATTTCAGCTACGACGAAATTCTCGACCAGGTGGGCGCGGCCCTCGGCAAGGGCCGGGTGCGCAAGCTGCACCACCCCTTGTGCCTGATGAAACCCATCGTGCACTTGCTGCAGGGCATTCCCGGGTTTCCCATCACCAGCAACCAGCTGAGCATGCTCCTCGAAGGCAATGTGTGCGACGAAGAGGCCCGGCGCAGCTGGCGTGAAACCTTCGACATCGCGCCCCATCCCTTCGCCGCCGGCATCCGCAAGTACCTGATGCGCTAGGAAACGCTTTTGCCGGTGATTGCCCAATCCTCTCCCATGCACCAGTTTTTTTCCCAGGAGGCCCTCCTGCTCATGCGCCAGGCGATCGCCGAGGCGCGCGGCAACGAGGTGTTCTTTCTCGGCCGCACCGACGAGGCGCGGCGGGTGACCGGCGTCGAAGTGCTGGCGCGGGGCAACGAGGAGGCGGTCCCGGCCATTCTCTCCTGTTGCGCCTACGGCGACGTGGTGATCCACAATCATCCCTCGGGCGGCCTCGATCCCTCGGGCGCCGACATCGAGGTGGCCTCGCGCCTGGGGGGGCTCGGCGTGGGCTTTTACATCGTCGACAACCGCCTCGAGCAGCTCTACCGGGTGGTGGAAGCCTTTGCCCCGCGCGAGCGCCACAGCCTGGATGCGGCGCGCATCGCCGCGGTGCTCGGCAACGACGGGGCGGTGGCGCGCACCCTGCCCGGCTGGGAAGAGCGCCCCGAACAGCTGCGCATGGCCTTTGCCGTGAGCGAAGCCTTCAACCTGGGAAGGATCGCCCTCATCGAGGCGGGCACCGGCACCGGCAAAAGCCTCGCCTATCTGGTGCCGGCCCTGCTCTGGGCGCTGGACAACGATGAGCGGGTGGTGGTCTCGACCAACACCATCAACCTGCAGGAACAGCTCATCCGCAAGGACCTCCCCTTTCTGCGGCGCGCCACGGGCCTGGAGTTTCGCGCGGTGCTGGTCAAGGGGCGCGGCAATTACCTCTGTCTGCGCCGCGCCGAGAACGCGCAGGCCGAGCCGGGCCTGTTCGACGGCGGCGAGGAAGGTGAGTTGCAGGCGATTCTCGCCTGGGCGCAGACCACCCGCGACGGCTCCAAGGAAAGCCTCTCCTTCCCGCCCCGCGAAGCGGTGTGGGAGGAGGTACGCTGCGAACTCGATCAGTGCGGGCGGGTGCGCTGCACCCACTATGGCCGCTGCTTTTTTCACCGGGCGCGCCGCGAGGCGGCCTCGGCCGATCTGCTGGTGGTCAATCACGCCCTGCTGCTCTCCGATCTCGCCCTGCGCCTGCAGACCGACAACTACAGCGCCGCGGCGGTGCTGCCGCCCTTTGAGCACGTCATCCTCGACGAGGCCCATCATCTGGAGGATGTCGCCACCCAGTTCTTTTCCGCTCAGGTCACGCGCTTTTCCTTCGCGCGCCTGCTCGGGCGACTCCAGCACCCGCGCAAGCCGGACAAGGGACTGCTGCCGCGCTTTCTCAACCAGCTGGCGAAGGAATTGCCGGACAGCGAGGATACCTTGTACCGCGAGCTTTACGGCCGGGTCGAGGCGCTGCTCGGCGCGCGCCAGGCCCTGCTCGACGAGGCCCTCGGCAGCCTTGAGCAGATCGGTCGGTCCTTGACCGCGGCGGCCGGGCACCGATTGGAGAGCGGCGAGGAGTTCAAGCAGCGCCTGATTCCCAGCTTTACCGCCGGCCCCCTCTGGCCCTCTCTCGCCGAACCGATCCGCTCCCTGGCGCGCAGCAGCGCCGCCCTGGCCGGGCAATTGCGCGCTCTGCTCAAGGCCTGCGGCACCTTGCCCGAAGAGACCGCCGACAAGCTGCTCGCGCCGCTCATCGATCTGCGCGGCTGCACCGCGCGCATGGAGGCCCTCGCCGCCGATCTCAACCTTTTCACCGCCGAGGATCCCCGCAGTTGCGCCTGGTTTGAGGTGGCGCAGCGTCGCATCGGTTTCGGCGATGGGGTGGTCACGCGCCTGCGCAGCGCGCCGCTGGAGGTCGGCGAAGCGCTCAACGAGGCCCTCTACGAGCGTTTTCGCACCCTGATCCTGACCAGCGCGACCCTCGCCGTGGGCGACTCCTTCGCTTATTTTTGCGGCCGCACCGGTCTGGACCGGGTGGAGGCGCAACGGCGGCGCGAACTCCAGCTCGCCTCGCCCTTTGACTACCAGCGCCAGACCCTGCTGGCCGTGGCCACCGATCTGCCCGAACCGGGGCGCGCCGGCTTTGCCGAGGCGGCGCGCGCCTGCGTGGAACGCTGCGTGCTCGCCGCCGACGGCCGGACCTTCGTGCTGTTCACCGCCTACAGCCTGCTGCGCCGCGTCCACGGCGAACTCGCCCCGGTCCTTAGCGCCCGCGGCTATCACTGCCTGCGCCAGGGAGAGCGCAACCGCCATGAGCTGCTCAAGCAGTTCGCCGCCGATCCCACCAGCGTGCTCTTCGCCACCGATTCCTTCTGGGAAGGGGTGGATGTGCCCGGTCGCGCCCTGGAGCAGGTGATCATCACCCGCCTGCCTTTTCGCGTGCCCACCGAGCCGGTGCTGGAAGCGCGCGCCGAAGCCATCGCCGCGCGCGGCGGCGATCCCTTCCTGAGCTATACCCTGCCCCAGGCGGTGATCCGCTTCAAGCAGGGCTTCGGCCGCCTGATCCGCCACCGCGACGATCGCGGGGTGGTGCTGATCCTCGACAACCGGGTGGTCACCAAAGGCTATGGCCGCATCTTTCTGCGCGCCCTGCCCGAGACCCCGGTCCTGGCGGCGCCGGCGGCGGCCATCGCCGAAGAGATCCGGCGGTTTTTCCGCGTCACGCAGCCCGCCGCCGCTCCCGAAGACTGATGGCCGCGTCACGCCGCTCCAGCCCCCTTCACCCATCGCGCCGCGGCTGGAGCGGGCGCATCCTGCTGCGTTACGCCCTGCTGCAGCTGCCGGCCCTGGGTCTGCTCGCGGCGGGACTGAACCTGCTGAGCCGCTGGTGGGAGCTGCCCCGGATTGTGCCCTGGCTGGTGCTGGGCGGCTGGCTGCTCAAGGACGTGCTGCTTTTCCCCCTGGTGTGGCGCGCCTATGATCCCGATCCCGCGCCGCTCACCAACACCCTCGTCGGCCGCGAGGGGCAGGTGGTGCGCGAATTCGCTCCCCTGGGCCTGATCACGATCCAGGGGGAGCTCTGGCGGGCGCGACCCGCCCCGAACACCGCGCCGCCTCCCTGCGGCGGGCGCGTGCGGGTGCTTGCCATGGACGGCCTGACCCTGGTGGTCGAAGCCGTCGCGGGACAACCCTGCCCATCCGACGCGGAGCGATCATGACCTCGGCCATGCTGCTGGTTCTGCTGATTCTGCTGCTGACCCTGGCGTTGCTGGTGAGCGGCCGCGTGCCCCTGGAGGTGGTGGCCTTTCTGGTCATGGGC containing:
- a CDS encoding helicase C-terminal domain-containing protein; translated protein: MHQFFSQEALLLMRQAIAEARGNEVFFLGRTDEARRVTGVEVLARGNEEAVPAILSCCAYGDVVIHNHPSGGLDPSGADIEVASRLGGLGVGFYIVDNRLEQLYRVVEAFAPRERHSLDAARIAAVLGNDGAVARTLPGWEERPEQLRMAFAVSEAFNLGRIALIEAGTGTGKSLAYLVPALLWALDNDERVVVSTNTINLQEQLIRKDLPFLRRATGLEFRAVLVKGRGNYLCLRRAENAQAEPGLFDGGEEGELQAILAWAQTTRDGSKESLSFPPREAVWEEVRCELDQCGRVRCTHYGRCFFHRARREAASADLLVVNHALLLSDLALRLQTDNYSAAAVLPPFEHVILDEAHHLEDVATQFFSAQVTRFSFARLLGRLQHPRKPDKGLLPRFLNQLAKELPDSEDTLYRELYGRVEALLGARQALLDEALGSLEQIGRSLTAAAGHRLESGEEFKQRLIPSFTAGPLWPSLAEPIRSLARSSAALAGQLRALLKACGTLPEETADKLLAPLIDLRGCTARMEALAADLNLFTAEDPRSCAWFEVAQRRIGFGDGVVTRLRSAPLEVGEALNEALYERFRTLILTSATLAVGDSFAYFCGRTGLDRVEAQRRRELQLASPFDYQRQTLLAVATDLPEPGRAGFAEAARACVERCVLAADGRTFVLFTAYSLLRRVHGELAPVLSARGYHCLRQGERNRHELLKQFAADPTSVLFATDSFWEGVDVPGRALEQVIITRLPFRVPTEPVLEARAEAIAARGGDPFLSYTLPQAVIRFKQGFGRLIRHRDDRGVVLILDNRVVTKGYGRIFLRALPETPVLAAPAAAIAEEIRRFFRVTQPAAAPED
- a CDS encoding NfeD family protein is translated as MAASRRSSPLHPSRRGWSGRILLRYALLQLPALGLLAAGLNLLSRWWELPRIVPWLVLGGWLLKDVLLFPLVWRAYDPDPAPLTNTLVGREGQVVREFAPLGLITIQGELWRARPAPNTAPPPCGGRVRVLAMDGLTLVVEAVAGQPCPSDAERS